The Corynebacterium tuberculostearicum genome window below encodes:
- a CDS encoding HNH endonuclease signature motif containing protein codes for MNALETYLTALGPGMDIIAGCQGMSGSELMDRGAPDAIAADLLLLCESYFGRTKFTRLQRRAIADARRNTHSIATLAALERIVNRAPSKKQAWQLRAECCAMTDSMSHILKHARRRLREMKDDTVSPGVRTYRRPNDYWTLAITGTSSFIADLNAALAATGKQSLEAVEKIFFDQAAAARTEVVTNAIVPLDKFIRIRDGHGDDIELDLTNGATITGTEYLRRVLNDVGFSGDKETGYVTLVHPEEGPVNLYRTARVANDKQRIMAAAENPRCAWPGCNQPADLSQVHHLKAWSNGGETNMKNLVMCCAYHNGVNDDDPNAPPRRGRLERVGGRVVWRPPFTPRE; via the coding sequence ATGAACGCACTCGAGACCTACCTCACCGCCTTGGGCCCTGGCATGGACATCATCGCTGGGTGCCAAGGCATGTCCGGGTCCGAGCTTATGGACCGCGGCGCGCCCGATGCCATCGCCGCCGATCTGCTGCTTTTGTGCGAAAGCTACTTCGGCCGCACCAAATTTACGCGCCTGCAGCGCCGCGCTATTGCCGACGCCCGCCGCAACACCCACTCCATCGCCACCCTTGCTGCCCTAGAACGCATTGTTAACCGCGCGCCCAGCAAAAAGCAGGCCTGGCAGCTGCGCGCAGAATGCTGCGCGATGACCGACTCGATGAGCCACATCCTTAAGCACGCCCGACGGCGCCTGCGGGAGATGAAAGACGACACCGTAAGCCCAGGCGTACGCACCTACCGACGCCCCAATGATTACTGGACGCTTGCCATCACCGGAACCTCTAGTTTCATCGCGGATCTCAACGCCGCGCTAGCCGCGACTGGAAAGCAATCGCTCGAGGCGGTAGAAAAGATTTTCTTTGACCAAGCTGCGGCCGCGCGGACAGAAGTGGTGACCAATGCCATCGTGCCGTTAGACAAATTCATCCGCATCCGCGACGGCCATGGTGATGATATCGAGCTTGATCTGACCAATGGCGCCACCATCACCGGCACCGAATATCTGCGCCGCGTGCTCAACGACGTCGGCTTTTCTGGCGATAAAGAAACCGGCTACGTCACGCTCGTGCACCCCGAGGAAGGTCCGGTCAATCTCTACCGCACGGCGCGCGTGGCCAATGACAAGCAGCGCATTATGGCCGCTGCAGAAAATCCACGCTGCGCCTGGCCGGGCTGCAACCAGCCGGCCGACCTCTCCCAAGTTCACCACCTTAAAGCGTGGAGCAATGGCGGGGAGACGAATATGAAAAACCTGGTCATGTGCTGCGCCTACCATAATGGCGTCAACGACGATGACCCCAACGCCCCACCTCGGCGCGGCCGCCTCGAGCGGGTGGGCGGACGCGTTGTGTGGCGGCCACCGTTTACCCCGCGCGAGTAA
- a CDS encoding Y-family DNA polymerase, producing MRVAAVWFPDWPIQAAGGQGPMVIARNHAVAVCDRKARRAGVRRGMRLRQAQALCPEATVVEANPDRDGAVFAEVAAGLDAVASSVEVLRPGLAIVDAGAALRYHGQKALEMLVDASSYAGFDSTLGVADEIATAVIAARHRGVGAVVPEGGSREFLATQPIGVLAADEALGFEAGFIAQLDKLGVRRLGDLAALPFKQVATRFGEPGRRAHELAQARADRRVAPELARPDLAVEMEERIERVDAAAFAARQLAARLHARLEEAGKVCLRLRVVAEFGTGEELARVWRTQEALTEQATADRVRWQLDGWLTRTTGEGAAIRRLALESVEVAAPSATGLWGGEGSQEQVKRVIARVQSQLGVDRVLQPRAVGGRGVAERIEYVPYGEQRDAPPDGEWPGRIPAPLPARRGGGPNHPAARIQLVDAAEHPVFVTAEALLSGVPVALSWGAHRFRVLGWAGPWPVDTQWWTDTPQHVARLQVVGQADHEEHQRAWLLVWSGGRWRVEATY from the coding sequence ATGAGGGTAGCGGCCGTGTGGTTTCCGGATTGGCCCATCCAGGCCGCCGGCGGGCAGGGCCCTATGGTTATTGCGCGCAATCACGCGGTGGCGGTGTGCGATAGGAAGGCGCGCCGGGCGGGCGTGCGGCGTGGGATGCGCCTGCGCCAGGCCCAAGCGCTGTGCCCTGAGGCGACGGTGGTGGAGGCTAACCCGGACCGGGATGGTGCGGTGTTTGCAGAGGTTGCGGCCGGCTTAGATGCGGTGGCGTCCTCGGTGGAGGTGCTGCGCCCGGGCCTGGCGATTGTGGATGCGGGCGCGGCGCTGCGCTACCACGGGCAAAAAGCACTAGAGATGCTTGTCGACGCCTCTTCGTACGCCGGCTTCGACTCCACCCTCGGCGTGGCCGATGAGATTGCCACGGCCGTCATCGCGGCTCGGCACCGCGGCGTGGGAGCGGTGGTGCCAGAGGGCGGCTCGCGAGAGTTTTTGGCCACCCAGCCCATAGGCGTGCTGGCAGCCGATGAGGCTTTGGGCTTTGAGGCTGGGTTTATCGCACAGCTGGATAAGCTGGGCGTGCGGCGCCTGGGCGATTTAGCCGCGCTGCCGTTTAAGCAGGTAGCTACCCGGTTTGGTGAGCCGGGCCGGCGCGCGCACGAGCTGGCCCAGGCCCGTGCGGATAGGCGCGTGGCCCCAGAGCTGGCGCGCCCGGACCTGGCCGTGGAAATGGAAGAGCGCATCGAGCGCGTGGACGCGGCGGCGTTCGCGGCTCGCCAGCTCGCGGCCCGGCTGCATGCCCGCTTGGAGGAGGCCGGCAAGGTATGTCTGCGGCTGCGCGTGGTGGCGGAGTTTGGCACCGGTGAGGAGCTGGCGCGGGTATGGCGCACACAGGAAGCGCTGACGGAGCAGGCCACCGCGGACCGTGTGCGCTGGCAGCTCGATGGCTGGCTCACGCGCACTACTGGTGAGGGCGCGGCCATTCGCCGCCTAGCGCTGGAGTCGGTGGAGGTTGCCGCCCCGTCCGCCACCGGCCTGTGGGGTGGGGAAGGCTCGCAGGAGCAGGTCAAGCGCGTGATCGCCCGCGTGCAATCACAGCTGGGGGTGGATCGTGTGCTGCAGCCGCGGGCGGTGGGCGGCCGCGGGGTAGCCGAGCGCATCGAGTACGTGCCCTATGGTGAGCAGCGCGACGCCCCGCCGGACGGCGAGTGGCCCGGCCGCATTCCCGCACCCCTGCCTGCACGGCGGGGCGGTGGGCCGAACCACCCGGCCGCGCGCATTCAGCTTGTCGACGCCGCCGAGCACCCCGTCTTCGTTACCGCTGAAGCCCTCCTGTCCGGGGTGCCGGTGGCCTTGAGCTGGGGTGCGCATCGTTTCCGCGTGCTGGGCTGGGCCGGTCCCTGGCCGGTGGATACGCAGTGGTGGACCGATACCCCACAGCACGTAGCACGCTTGCAGGTGGTGGGCCAAGCCGACCACGAAGAGCATCAGCGGGCCTGGCTGTTGGTATGGTCCGGCGGCCGCTGGCGGGTTGAGGCGACCTATTAA
- a CDS encoding AMIN-like domain-containing (lipo)protein produces MLKVRLAATLLVAAFLSGCAAHETDRTTMAASADNSQLNPLGQANMEMKTLRPQAPSELTVTDVRIGRHEGFERVVFELDGGGAPGWFVDYADTPTQQGSGKTIDHSGETALNVNIDGVVYPFEAGKDDPRIGVVDAPTEGIVTQVVNGGAYEGRCQFVIGMTSRKPYSVQVLDNPTRLVVDIRD; encoded by the coding sequence ATGTTAAAAGTCCGTCTCGCCGCAACGCTTCTCGTCGCTGCTTTTCTCAGCGGCTGCGCCGCCCATGAGACGGACCGCACCACCATGGCCGCGTCCGCGGATAACTCCCAGCTCAATCCGCTGGGCCAAGCCAATATGGAGATGAAAACCCTCCGGCCGCAGGCGCCTTCCGAACTCACGGTGACCGACGTGCGCATCGGCCGGCACGAGGGTTTTGAGCGCGTCGTCTTCGAGCTCGATGGCGGCGGCGCTCCCGGCTGGTTCGTGGATTACGCCGATACACCCACACAGCAGGGTTCCGGCAAGACCATTGACCACTCCGGAGAGACCGCACTCAATGTCAATATCGACGGCGTGGTCTACCCCTTCGAGGCCGGCAAGGACGATCCCCGCATCGGCGTGGTGGATGCCCCTACGGAAGGAATTGTCACCCAAGTGGTCAATGGCGGCGCCTACGAGGGCCGCTGCCAATTTGTCATCGGCATGACCTCTCGCAAGCCTTATTCCGTGCAGGTGCTCGATAACCCCACCCGTCTCGTGGTCGATATTCGCGATTAA
- a CDS encoding sucrase ferredoxin — MTEFCSDIQVEPLPGTAKKESVYVLFEWPGGWSRDVLDGDTFGPELTAQLKTKLKGMAGLQLIRRPGRNGRQVGKMHRCYLVWAEQGVMELVLLTGPEKILDLDLTGPGRNGGGALDTPLVLVCTHAKRDTCCAVKGRPLAAELVADYPDMVWETSHTKGHRFAPSVMLMPWAYSFGRMNKEAAAQMIAAAAKGKYFYPVNRGRGIFGPRGQVAELAVARSLIDAGEDLSYGQLTATDGGEVSHADGRRWRVALEEREVEGVVSSCGDAPKKGQAIVATGVEPVAG, encoded by the coding sequence ATGACCGAGTTCTGTTCAGATATCCAGGTAGAGCCGCTGCCAGGCACGGCGAAGAAGGAATCCGTTTATGTGCTTTTCGAGTGGCCGGGCGGATGGTCGCGAGACGTGCTCGACGGCGATACCTTTGGGCCGGAGCTCACGGCGCAGCTCAAGACCAAGCTGAAGGGCATGGCGGGGCTGCAGCTTATTCGCCGGCCGGGCCGCAATGGCCGCCAGGTGGGCAAGATGCACCGCTGCTACCTGGTGTGGGCCGAACAGGGCGTGATGGAACTCGTGCTGCTGACGGGCCCGGAGAAGATCCTCGATCTGGACCTGACCGGGCCTGGCCGCAATGGGGGCGGCGCTTTGGATACGCCGCTGGTGCTGGTGTGCACGCACGCGAAGCGCGATACGTGCTGTGCGGTCAAGGGCCGGCCGCTGGCTGCGGAGCTGGTGGCGGATTATCCGGATATGGTGTGGGAGACCTCGCACACGAAGGGGCACCGGTTCGCGCCGTCGGTCATGCTCATGCCATGGGCCTATTCCTTTGGCCGCATGAATAAAGAAGCCGCCGCGCAGATGATTGCGGCGGCGGCGAAGGGGAAGTATTTCTACCCAGTAAATCGCGGGCGCGGTATTTTCGGCCCGCGCGGCCAGGTGGCGGAGTTGGCGGTGGCCCGCTCGCTTATCGACGCCGGCGAGGACCTCTCCTATGGCCAGCTCACCGCCACCGACGGCGGCGAGGTCAGCCACGCTGACGGCCGGCGCTGGCGCGTGGCGCTCGAGGAGCGCGAGGTAGAAGGCGTGGTTTCCTCGTGCGGCGATGCGCCGAAGAAAGGCCAGGCCATCGTAGCGACCGGCGTGGAGCCGGTCGCGGGGTAG
- a CDS encoding methionine ABC transporter permease, with the protein MTVTNLAQANWDRLGPSLAEAIVDTLIMVSTTLIVSGILGLGLGMLLYTTRTGGILQNRFVYVIVNLLVNFVRPIPFIILLAFAQPLTVAVMGGSIGRGPATFVMVIAATFSVARVVEQNLVAIDPGVIEAARSMGASPWKIITSVIVPEALGPLILGYTFLFIAIVDMSAMAGYVGGGGLGDFAIVYGYRAFEWEVTVVATLIIIVLVQAAQFLGNWLSSKVMRR; encoded by the coding sequence ATGACCGTCACCAACCTCGCCCAAGCCAACTGGGACCGCCTCGGCCCTTCACTAGCCGAGGCCATCGTCGATACCCTCATCATGGTCTCGACCACCCTCATCGTCTCCGGCATCCTCGGCCTTGGCCTGGGCATGCTGCTCTACACCACCCGCACGGGCGGCATCCTGCAAAACAGGTTTGTCTACGTCATTGTGAACCTGCTGGTGAACTTCGTCCGCCCCATCCCGTTCATCATCTTGCTGGCCTTTGCCCAGCCGTTGACCGTCGCTGTAATGGGCGGCTCCATCGGCCGCGGCCCGGCCACCTTCGTCATGGTGATCGCCGCAACCTTCTCCGTGGCCCGCGTGGTGGAGCAAAACCTCGTGGCCATCGATCCCGGTGTTATCGAGGCCGCCCGCTCCATGGGTGCCTCGCCGTGGAAGATCATTACCTCCGTCATCGTTCCGGAGGCCCTCGGCCCGCTGATTCTGGGCTACACCTTCCTGTTCATCGCCATCGTGGATATGTCCGCCATGGCCGGCTACGTCGGTGGCGGCGGCTTGGGCGACTTTGCCATCGTCTACGGCTACCGCGCCTTCGAGTGGGAAGTCACCGTCGTGGCCACACTCATCATCATCGTGCTGGTGCAGGCCGCCCAGTTCCTCGGCAACTGGCTTTCTTCCAAGGTCATGCGCCGCTAG
- a CDS encoding methionine ABC transporter ATP-binding protein yields the protein MADSTHRGTRIEFREITKIFKQKKARIKALDHVSMTIEPGEIVGIIGYSGAGKSTLVRMINGLDTPSSGELLLDETNIVGMSERKLRGIRRNIGMIFQQFNLMSSRTAAGNIEYPLQLQGVGKQERAQRVQELLDFVGLGDKGKSYPEQLSGGQKQRVGIARALATNPSLLLADEATSALDPTTTQEVLDLLRRVNKEFGITIVVITHEMEVVRSIADKVAVMENGRVVEQGSVYEVFSNPQTSVAAKFVATSLRNEPDVVETDDLLAHEGRLFTINLTEESGFFTAAARLKEAGVSIAVVHGGITTLQQHSFGKLTVRLSGDNNAIEEFYRTLSTTTQIEEIAR from the coding sequence GTGGCAGATTCCACCCACCGCGGCACCCGCATTGAGTTCCGCGAGATCACCAAGATCTTTAAGCAGAAAAAAGCGCGAATTAAGGCGCTCGACCATGTCTCCATGACCATTGAGCCTGGCGAAATCGTCGGCATCATTGGTTATTCCGGCGCCGGCAAGTCCACCCTCGTGCGCATGATCAACGGCCTGGACACCCCATCCTCTGGCGAGCTACTGCTCGACGAGACCAATATCGTTGGCATGTCCGAGCGGAAACTGCGTGGCATTCGCCGCAATATCGGCATGATCTTCCAGCAGTTCAACCTGATGAGCTCGCGCACCGCGGCCGGCAATATTGAATACCCGCTGCAGCTGCAGGGCGTCGGCAAGCAGGAGCGCGCCCAGCGCGTGCAAGAACTGCTGGACTTCGTCGGCCTGGGAGACAAAGGCAAGAGCTACCCGGAGCAGCTTTCCGGCGGCCAGAAGCAGCGCGTTGGCATTGCCCGTGCGCTGGCCACCAACCCTTCGCTGCTGCTTGCCGACGAAGCCACTTCCGCCCTCGACCCCACCACCACGCAGGAAGTCCTCGACCTGCTGCGCCGGGTGAACAAGGAATTCGGCATCACCATCGTGGTTATTACCCACGAGATGGAAGTCGTTCGCTCCATCGCCGATAAGGTCGCCGTGATGGAAAACGGCCGCGTAGTAGAGCAAGGCAGCGTCTATGAGGTCTTCTCCAACCCGCAGACCTCCGTGGCCGCCAAGTTCGTGGCCACCTCGCTGCGCAACGAACCCGACGTCGTCGAAACCGACGACCTGCTTGCGCACGAAGGCCGCCTGTTTACCATCAACCTGACCGAGGAATCTGGCTTCTTCACCGCCGCCGCTCGGCTCAAGGAAGCCGGCGTGTCCATCGCCGTTGTCCACGGCGGTATCACCACGTTGCAGCAGCATTCCTTTGGCAAGCTGACCGTGCGGCTTAGCGGCGATAATAACGCCATTGAAGAGTTCTACCGCACGCTTTCTACCACCACCCAGATTGAGGAGATTGCACGATGA
- a CDS encoding MetQ/NlpA family ABC transporter substrate-binding protein — protein MQIRRVVAATAAVTIAATSLVACSSDSDDSKTIKVGTTDDAKKAWVAFEQEAKNAGYDIDIQPFADYNTPNQALDQGELDTNNFQHLKFLAEYNHGNGTNLVPIVATEIVPLALFWKDHDSLDGIEGEKVAIPNDSTNQARAINVLVQAGLLTLKDKDNLEPTPLDIDEKKSKVKVTPVDAAQTTSAHGEGTPAIINNSFLERAGIDPATAIFQDDPNSEEAEPYINVFAVREEDADNEDIKKLAELWHSDAVQEGVDEDSAGTSVEVERSQEDLQKILDKLEADLD, from the coding sequence ATGCAGATCCGTCGCGTAGTGGCTGCTACCGCCGCCGTAACCATCGCCGCCACCAGCCTGGTGGCATGCTCTTCCGACTCCGATGACTCCAAGACCATCAAAGTCGGCACCACCGATGACGCAAAGAAGGCTTGGGTAGCGTTCGAGCAGGAAGCAAAGAACGCAGGCTATGACATCGATATCCAGCCTTTCGCGGATTACAACACCCCGAACCAGGCTCTGGACCAGGGCGAGCTGGATACCAATAACTTCCAGCACCTGAAGTTCTTGGCGGAGTATAACCACGGCAACGGCACCAACCTGGTGCCTATCGTGGCTACCGAGATCGTGCCGCTAGCACTGTTCTGGAAGGACCACGACTCCCTCGACGGCATCGAGGGCGAAAAAGTCGCCATCCCGAACGACTCCACCAACCAGGCCCGCGCCATCAACGTGCTGGTTCAGGCCGGCCTTCTCACCCTGAAGGACAAGGACAACCTGGAGCCCACCCCGCTGGACATCGATGAGAAGAAGTCCAAGGTCAAGGTCACCCCGGTAGACGCGGCACAGACCACGTCCGCACACGGCGAGGGCACCCCGGCGATTATCAATAACTCCTTCCTGGAGCGCGCCGGCATCGACCCAGCCACCGCTATCTTCCAGGACGATCCGAACTCTGAAGAGGCAGAGCCGTACATCAACGTCTTCGCCGTCCGCGAGGAAGACGCCGATAACGAGGACATCAAGAAGCTCGCCGAGCTATGGCACAGCGACGCCGTCCAGGAGGGCGTTGACGAAGACTCCGCCGGCACCTCCGTCGAGGTAGAGCGCAGCCAGGAGGATCTGCAGAAGATCCTGGATAAGCTCGAAGCAGATCTGGACTAA
- a CDS encoding error-prone DNA polymerase — protein sequence MEFNGGRALSWSRVERILSGRESVVPVPVNHLRGPADAARRGHSAVPFAELHAVSSYSFLDGAAEPEELVARAVELGLEGLAIVDRDGFYGLMKFAEAAAKAGLPAVYGAELSLAEAPVTVLARTPEGYRRLSRLIARARMEAGEKDRVAYPPLDEVARELEGECFFLVGPEALAEIDNLLERIKIDSIVLEYSCSMSPEDADRHRFLDKYNNLRAIATARPAAATRDQTRLAAAKRALARRESLAAAAPHAHPMGAGWLRSGEQMAQLLPDRPELIAETVALARECSFTWDALAPNLPHFPVPEGYTEMSWLEHEVWRRAKDRYASRPAEIRQAARKQIRHELGVIKQLGFPGYFLIVCDLVDFCRRENILCQGRGSAANSAVCFALGITNAEPISAQLLFERFLSPDRDGPPDIDIDIESGRREEVIQYVYRTHGRDRAAQVANVITYRRKGATRDAARALGYPQGSADAWSKGTSEPPADVSSLAEQFLGQPRHLGIHSGGMVLCDRPIADVVPMEWARMENRSVLQWDKDDCAAAGLVKFDLLGLGMLEALHHMIDAVRATTGREVHLWELDLAEPEVYDMLCRADAVGVFQVESRAQLATLPRLKPRRFFDLVVEVALIRPGPIQGGSVHPYLRRRDGLEEVAYDHPVLEKSLGKTLGIPLFQEQLMQIAVDAAGFSGAEADDLRRAMGSKRSPEKMAALRSRFFAGLRETNGIEGEVAEKLWAKIVAFAAYGFPESHSQSFASLVYFSAWFKYHYPAEFCVGLLRAQPMGFYSPQSLIQDARRHGVQVLPVSINDSGAQARATGSAEIRLGLNLIKGLGESAAERVEVAAPFASVSDLSRRADLSVEQVEALATAGALECLGLDRRQALWQAGVAATEREGMLPGTSALASPHLPGMSAFELMATDVAATGVTHNQQPMELVRASLADVLPASQLPHIPDGTRVRIAGIITHRQRPRTASGLTFLGVEDETGLMNVMVSPGLWSRHKVLARTARAMIIRGIVQNATGAVSVVADKLEPLDFGEFLSRGSRDFR from the coding sequence GTGGAATTTAATGGTGGAAGGGCGCTGTCCTGGTCGCGGGTGGAGCGAATTCTCTCCGGCCGCGAATCTGTTGTGCCCGTACCGGTTAATCACCTTCGCGGGCCAGCGGATGCTGCTCGGCGCGGTCACTCCGCCGTCCCCTTTGCGGAGTTGCACGCGGTAAGTTCTTATAGCTTTCTCGACGGCGCCGCCGAGCCGGAGGAACTGGTGGCCCGGGCTGTGGAGCTAGGCCTTGAGGGGTTGGCCATCGTGGACCGCGATGGTTTTTATGGACTCATGAAATTCGCCGAAGCTGCTGCTAAAGCAGGCCTTCCGGCCGTATATGGCGCGGAGCTATCGCTCGCGGAGGCTCCGGTGACCGTGCTGGCGCGCACTCCGGAGGGCTATCGCCGCCTGTCGCGCCTCATCGCGCGCGCCCGGATGGAAGCCGGGGAGAAGGATCGCGTAGCCTATCCGCCCTTGGATGAGGTGGCGCGCGAACTGGAAGGGGAGTGCTTCTTTCTGGTGGGGCCGGAGGCGCTAGCAGAAATCGATAACCTGCTCGAAAGAATAAAAATAGACAGCATAGTTCTCGAATATTCTTGCAGCATGTCCCCCGAGGATGCGGATCGGCACCGTTTCCTCGATAAATACAATAACCTGCGGGCCATCGCAACCGCACGGCCCGCGGCCGCGACCCGCGACCAAACTCGGCTCGCCGCCGCCAAGCGTGCCCTAGCCCGGCGCGAATCTCTTGCGGCCGCCGCGCCGCATGCCCACCCCATGGGGGCTGGCTGGCTGCGATCCGGCGAGCAGATGGCGCAACTCTTGCCGGATCGGCCGGAGCTCATCGCCGAAACCGTGGCGCTCGCCCGCGAGTGCTCCTTTACCTGGGACGCCCTTGCGCCCAACCTGCCGCATTTTCCGGTGCCGGAGGGGTACACCGAAATGAGCTGGCTGGAGCATGAGGTCTGGCGCCGCGCCAAGGACCGCTATGCCTCGCGCCCGGCCGAGATTAGGCAGGCGGCAAGGAAACAGATTCGGCATGAGCTGGGCGTCATCAAGCAGCTGGGCTTCCCCGGCTACTTCCTGATTGTGTGCGACCTGGTGGATTTTTGCCGCCGCGAGAATATTCTGTGCCAAGGCCGCGGCTCGGCCGCCAACTCCGCGGTGTGCTTTGCGCTGGGCATTACCAATGCGGAGCCCATCTCCGCGCAGCTGCTTTTCGAGCGCTTTCTCTCCCCGGACCGCGATGGCCCGCCCGATATTGATATCGACATCGAGTCCGGCCGCCGCGAGGAAGTCATCCAGTATGTCTACCGCACCCACGGCCGCGATCGCGCCGCGCAGGTGGCCAATGTCATTACCTATCGCCGCAAGGGAGCTACCCGCGATGCCGCCCGCGCGTTGGGCTACCCGCAGGGCTCGGCCGATGCGTGGTCGAAAGGTACCTCCGAGCCGCCTGCCGACGTCTCCTCTTTAGCCGAGCAATTCCTCGGCCAGCCCCGCCACCTGGGCATCCACTCCGGCGGCATGGTGCTGTGCGATCGGCCCATTGCGGACGTCGTGCCCATGGAATGGGCGCGCATGGAAAATCGTTCCGTGCTGCAGTGGGATAAGGACGATTGCGCGGCCGCCGGCCTGGTGAAATTCGACCTCTTGGGCCTGGGCATGCTGGAGGCGCTGCACCACATGATTGATGCCGTGCGCGCCACCACCGGCCGCGAGGTGCACCTGTGGGAGCTCGACCTTGCCGAGCCGGAAGTTTATGACATGCTCTGCCGCGCCGATGCGGTGGGCGTCTTCCAGGTGGAATCCCGTGCGCAGCTAGCCACGCTGCCGCGTCTGAAGCCGCGCCGCTTCTTTGACTTGGTGGTCGAGGTCGCGCTCATTCGCCCCGGCCCCATCCAGGGCGGGTCCGTGCACCCCTACCTGCGCCGCCGCGATGGCCTTGAGGAGGTGGCTTATGACCATCCGGTGCTGGAAAAATCGCTGGGCAAGACGCTGGGCATCCCGCTTTTTCAGGAGCAGTTGATGCAGATCGCGGTCGACGCCGCCGGCTTCTCCGGTGCCGAGGCCGATGATCTGCGCCGCGCCATGGGCTCGAAGCGCTCACCGGAAAAGATGGCCGCGCTGCGCAGCCGCTTCTTTGCCGGCCTGCGCGAGACCAACGGTATCGAGGGCGAGGTGGCAGAAAAGCTGTGGGCCAAAATCGTGGCCTTCGCCGCCTATGGTTTTCCGGAGTCGCACTCGCAGTCCTTTGCCTCGCTCGTGTATTTTTCCGCGTGGTTTAAGTACCACTACCCGGCGGAATTCTGCGTGGGATTGCTGCGCGCACAGCCGATGGGTTTCTATTCCCCGCAGTCGCTCATCCAAGACGCCCGTCGTCACGGCGTGCAGGTGCTGCCGGTAAGCATTAATGACTCCGGCGCCCAGGCCCGCGCGACGGGCTCGGCCGAGATTCGCTTGGGCCTTAACCTCATCAAGGGGCTAGGGGAGTCCGCCGCCGAGCGGGTGGAGGTGGCCGCGCCTTTTGCTAGCGTGTCCGATCTTTCGCGCCGGGCGGATCTCAGCGTGGAGCAGGTGGAGGCGCTGGCTACGGCCGGGGCGTTGGAGTGTCTGGGGCTGGATCGTCGCCAAGCGCTGTGGCAGGCTGGCGTCGCCGCCACCGAGCGCGAGGGCATGTTGCCTGGTACCTCCGCCCTGGCTTCGCCGCACCTGCCCGGTATGTCTGCGTTTGAGCTCATGGCTACCGACGTTGCCGCTACTGGCGTGACCCATAATCAGCAGCCGATGGAGCTGGTGCGTGCCTCGCTTGCCGACGTCCTCCCTGCCTCCCAGCTTCCCCATATCCCCGATGGCACCCGCGTGCGCATCGCGGGCATTATTACTCACCGCCAGCGCCCACGTACTGCTTCTGGCCTGACCTTTTTGGGCGTCGAGGATGAAACCGGTTTGATGAACGTGATGGTCTCACCCGGATTGTGGTCGCGGCATAAAGTTCTGGCCCGCACCGCCCGGGCAATGATCATCCGCGGCATCGTGCAAAATGCCACCGGCGCGGTCAGCGTGGTCGCGGATAAGCTCGAGCCGTTGGACTTTGGTGAATTCCTCTCCCGCGGCTCCCGCGACTTCCGCTAG
- a CDS encoding helix-turn-helix transcriptional regulator: protein MSPKKKPSAPIYNRVRVLRAERDMSRAQLAEAIDVNPQTVGALERGDHSPSLDLAFRVCEVFDLPVEAIFSRQEFAPMSTEIYRKNS, encoded by the coding sequence ATGTCCCCAAAGAAGAAGCCCTCCGCACCCATTTATAACCGGGTACGCGTGCTGCGCGCCGAGCGGGACATGTCGCGCGCGCAGCTGGCTGAGGCCATCGACGTCAATCCCCAGACCGTCGGAGCCCTCGAGCGCGGGGACCACTCCCCCAGCCTGGACCTAGCCTTTCGCGTCTGCGAAGTCTTTGACCTTCCGGTGGAGGCTATCTTTTCCCGCCAGGAATTTGCCCCTATGTCCACTGAAATCTATAGGAAGAATTCCTAA
- a CDS encoding helix-turn-helix domain-containing protein, which yields MSETQEPQVVCHLDRIMEERGVTGAGLAREVGITPVNLSVLKNNRAKAVRFSTLAALCTALDCQPGDIFGVE from the coding sequence TTGTCTGAAACACAAGAACCCCAGGTGGTTTGCCACCTCGACCGCATCATGGAAGAGCGCGGCGTTACCGGCGCGGGGCTCGCTAGAGAAGTAGGAATCACCCCAGTTAACCTCTCCGTCCTAAAGAATAATCGCGCCAAGGCCGTACGCTTTAGCACCCTGGCAGCACTGTGCACGGCATTGGATTGTCAGCCGGGGGATATCTTCGGCGTCGAGTAA
- a CDS encoding PH domain-containing protein: protein MSEEMNPVSPRLVTSRYIHHLSWMIVLAAAAGAAGFWWTPWFYWAAGLFVALFFWLLWLIPAQVRNMGWLETDDELLITRGKLWHSFTVVPYGRIQFVDVTSGPIDRALGLKKLQLHTASASTDATIKGLEAPLADALRTRLAHQARERMSGL, encoded by the coding sequence ATGAGCGAAGAAATGAATCCCGTCTCGCCACGCCTGGTGACCTCGCGCTATATCCACCACCTGAGCTGGATGATTGTCCTCGCCGCGGCCGCCGGTGCGGCAGGTTTTTGGTGGACCCCGTGGTTCTACTGGGCGGCCGGGCTTTTCGTCGCCCTTTTCTTCTGGCTGCTCTGGCTCATCCCCGCCCAGGTGCGCAACATGGGCTGGCTCGAGACCGACGATGAGCTGCTTATCACTCGCGGCAAGCTCTGGCATTCCTTTACCGTCGTGCCCTACGGCCGCATCCAATTCGTCGACGTGACCTCCGGGCCCATCGACCGCGCTCTCGGGCTGAAAAAGCTGCAGCTCCACACGGCCTCAGCCAGCACGGACGCCACCATCAAGGGCCTGGAAGCCCCGCTTGCCGACGCCCTCCGCACCCGCCTTGCCCACCAAGCCCGCGAACGGATGAGCGGCCTATGA